Genomic DNA from Nicotiana tabacum cultivar K326 chromosome 21, ASM71507v2, whole genome shotgun sequence:
GATAATGTGCTATGGGAAAAAGTTGAGACTCGGTTCAATGCTTTGGCTAAGGAGGGATTGCTTGCTAGAGAAGATTTTGGTGAATGCATCGGTACGTTCGAAATTTCAGTTCACGTAAATGACATGAATGATATCAAAATAACTATTCCCTCAATTCCAATTTATAGATTCAAATTTCTTAATTGTGACAGGTGAATTTAGACAtagaatatttaaattttttgagataaaatttatatatttgaaaactatatatataaaaactaaaaagtacTATAAATCACGTtaactaaaaattcaaaatatgtaaAAACCATATGAAAAAATCATGGTCAAAGAAGGATTTATTTGTCTCTCGAAATCTTAATACTTTTACGTTAATTGGGATGGCAGGAGTACTTATCAGTTTCATTTTGTGTACACTCCTCTCTTTCAACTTTGTTTCGAAAAGAATTTTAGACTTTGAAGTTTCCATTTTATCATGCTCTTATGTTCATCCAAATGTCATAACATGTATAAAATCaaacattttaaaattttatattttttttaaactccgtgcACAGTCAAATATCACAAATGAAATGAAGAGAGTGTATTGTATTATCTTTAGCTTCGTTTCTACTGGAAAAATTACAAGAACATGAAAAGCATAGTACCTTCAATATTACTTGTTGTACGTAGAACTCAAAAGATTTCATTGTATAGTGAACTTCATGGAGCAAATTAATATATCTCCATAGAAACAATATAATTTATTAACTTCAAAATCTTGATTTTAAATTTGCCATTTTTTCCATTCCATCAACAAATGTGTAAGGGTGGTGGTACATGGTGCAGGAATGGAGGATTCGAAAGAGTTTGCGGTGGGAGTTTTTGATGCACTAGCGAGACGACGACATCAAAAGACGGCGAAGATAACGAAATCAGAGCTTCATGATTTTTGGTTGCAGATTTCTGACCAGAGCTTCGACGCTCGCCTTCAGATTTTCTTTGACATGTTTGTgcactctttattttatttaagtatacTGATAATTCAAATCTTTTTACATGATTAGTGTAGTTTAACTTATTATAGAATGTTATATTAACTCTAAAGGCATCCATCTCATAAATACTGATAATCGATAAattgtgatttttatttattgttgttgtccAATTTATGTTTTATTCAACTGCTCACGTTGCATGTACGTCTCATTATAGGGCTGATAGCAATGGAGATGGAAGGATTACCAGAGATGAAGTTCAAGAGGTAAGGTTATCATATCGTAACTTCTCAATTTACAAAAAGAggttaaaattttataatttccTTATACTATTCGTAGTACTTGTCAAAAAACAGAAAAACTTGGTATAGAGAAGGCTATATTCGAGAATACAATTATTCGCTGATATTATATAAGCTTGTAATTAATATGAGTATATGACCAATTCAAATAGGTTATTTGCCTTCTTTTCCACGTTACTAATATCAGCTTGGTGCAGAAATTTATATGCCCTTAGTTTTTAAATGATTTGATTGTTTGAATATTGTTTATACTGAATTTAACTCTGTTTAATACTGCAACGATATCTTTAGAAGTTTCTAATATTATCTTTTTCTGTTTGCTCTTCCAACAGCTAATAATGCTGAGTGCTTCGGCAAATAAGCTGTCCAGATTAAAGGAACGTGCAGAAGATTATGCTTCTTTAATAATGGAGGAATTAGACCCTGAAGATCTTGGTTACATTGAGGTACCAAATTCTTGATCTTCTTATCTTTCTGTTCTTACTTCCTCCCCTTAAACTATTTtcaaaaactaattaacaaaGTTGGTGACCTGACTATTTGCTGCCCAAACAAAAACTTATGTCCAAATTACTCGGACCGCAGATCCAATATTGGATGACCAACCACATTATATCAGTCAGAACACCAAAAGTATTCTGATTTGGAATTGAGACGTTGATTGAAACTTTTTGAGACAATCTTTATTCGTTTTGGGAATGGAACTTTTTCCACTTCTTACTTAAACTAAGCATTACAGAAATAATTAAAGTATAAAGCAGCTGCTTCTGGTTCTGCTAAGCTTAATAAAATGTCATAATACAATGAATTTTCAGGAACACAAATTATTAGTCCAATCACATGTATGTCTCGATCAAGTTAAAGGAGATAGTTTGATCATAGgcattaaaagataaaattaagcATCAGGCTAACAAAGAAGCGCATGAGCAACAAAAACTAATTTTAACAGATCAAGAAATCAAAAATCACTTCTTTCATTCTGGGGAGACAGAGGAACTGTATCATTTGAGTTGTAGTTTAGTTTATCAGTAACATCATTGTAGCCGGACACATTTGATAATTGTACCTCATTCACCTTTTCTTTCAGTTATGGCAGTTGGAAGCACTTCTTCTGCAAAGGGACAATTACATGAATTACAGCAGATCTTTAAGCACACCAAGTGTTGGATGTAGTCAAAACTCAGGATCCCTTAAGCCGAAAGACATAATAAAGAGAGCGAGCTGCACCCTCGAATGTCTTGTACTAAAGAACTGGCAAAGAGGTTGGATTCTATTGCTATGGATGATAACAATGGCCGGACTTTTCACATGGAAATTCTTACAGTATAGGCAAAGGGCACCATTCCAAGTTATGGGATATTGCTTGCCAATAGCTAAAGGTGCTGCAGAGACTCTCAAGTTAAATATGGCACTCATCCTTTTACCGGTTTGTCGTAACACATTAACTAAGCTAAGGTCTACAAGATCCAGATTACTTATCCCTTTCGACGATAACATCAATTTTCACAAGGTGAGACAGAACAAATTCACCAATATTAGTACTCTTGAAGTTTATAATGAACACAATTTTCTTCTGAACTATGTCATTTCAATTGGCAGATTATTGCATTTGCCATAGCAGTTGGAGTAGTACTTCACGCGGGGAATCATTTAGCGTGTGATTTTCCCCGTCTGGTTAACTCATCTACAGAAAAATTTACACTTATATCGTCTCATTTTGACAACGTGAAGCCTAGTTATAAAAGCCTTTTGACTGGTGTTGAAGGCATCACAGGTATTGGTATGGTAATTTTGATGACAATTACTTTCACATTAGCATCACGACGATTCAGGAGAAATTTGGTGAAGCTGCCACCTCCTCTCAACCGATTAACAGGCTTTAACGCATTTTGgtattctcatcaccttctcgcAATGGTTTATGTATTGCTACTAATACATGGAATATTCCTGTTCTTGGACCACCAATGGTATCACAAAACAGTAAGCACAATTATGAATATATtcagcacacacacacacacacacacacacacacacatatatatatatatatatatatatatatatatatatatatatatgaagcaCCAAATTACTTTTCATTTATCTATGATTAAATGTTCAATATTTGTTGCACATGATTGTTGCAGACATGGATGTACATCTCCATTCCGTTGCTCCTGTATGCTGCAGAGAGGAGTTTCAGAAAATGCAGATCAGAATACTTCGGAGTTAAGATTTTTAAGGTAACTTGAAATATCAGCTCATTAGCTTTCCATCTAGTAGagaatttaagaaataaaaaggatagaaggaaacaaatgaagaattGGTTTTTCTACCTATACAGGTTTCTGTACTTCCAGGAGACGTTCTCAGTTTGATCATATCAAAACCAAATGGTTTCAAATACAAGAGTGGGCAGTACATATTCTTGCAATGCCCAACAATCTCCTCATTTGAATGGTGTGTGAGTTCGTTCCTCAATTAAGCTGATTATATATACACAAGCAGTAATTAAGTATACATCAATCTTACTATTTTTCCAGGCATCCATTTTCTATAACATCTGCACCAGGAGACGACTACCTCAGTGTTCACATACGCACTGTAGGTGACTGGACAGCTGAACTTAAGCGAGTATTCACCGAGGATAACAGTTCAGCATGTGTAATTGGTCGAGCTAAGTTCAAAGAATTTGAAGATGTTGATCAAAGAAGGTACTTCATCAATGTTATTTGACATGTAAAGTTTAATCGCCATTCCCTTGTCAATATGTCTAAAGGACTTATTTACGATGCAGTTTACCTCGATTGCTTGTTGATGGACCGTATGGTGCCCCAGCACAAGACTATCAAAATTACGATGTCTTACTTCTTGTAGGACTTGGAATTGGAGCTACACCTTTTATAAGTATCTTGAAGGATCTATTAAACAATTCAAGAACAGAAGACAATGTGGTACTCATCCTTTAGTTTTCTTTGTTTATTCTTGTTAAATAAGTAAACATGTGGTATTAATCTTAGTCAAAACATTAACTTCAGGATTCTAGTACTGAGatcacttcatcatatgatagctGGAGAAGTGTTGCAACTTCAAGTGTGGCATCAAGTGGAAGAAAGAAATTACAGAAGaccaaaaatgcatatttttattGGGTTACTAGAGAACCTGGATCGTTCGAGTGGTTTAAAGGAGTCATGAATGAAGTTGCAGAGATAGATCACAAGGTAGTACATAATAATCATCAATGAATGTCCTTAATACTAGCTACACcaatttttctcttttgattAATGATTCTACTATGGTCTATTAGTATTGTAGTTTGACAATCTTATTACCAATTGGCTGCAATGAAACAGGGTCAGATAGAGATGCACAATTATTTGACAAGCGTTTACGATAAGGATGACGCGAGGTCCACTCTAATCACCATGCTCCAGGCACTTAACCATGCCAAACATGGTGTTGACATCCTTTCTGGCACTCGGGTATGATCCATATTCCATCACTACTACCCTCATTCGAAGCTTCTTAAAGATTTTGGCGAGGCTggaatttatttttaagaatataGGTCAATCATACAACAGCAAAGAGTAGAGTGCAATTGGACTGGTACATTTTCCACCAAGTACTGACTTTAGACTATGCAGGTGAAGACACATTTTGCAAGGCCCAAGTGGAAAGAAGTATTCAACAGAATAGCTTCCAAGCATCCTATTTCAACAGTAGGTAAGAAATTGTCACAACCTCAAACCAAGGGGTCGTTTGATATAATGGATAAGCAAAAATAATTCTGGAATAAAAATTTAGTACCGCCTTATCCCTTGTTTGGTTACTAATCCTGGGATAAGTTATCCTATGATTAAAAATAGTACCGGGATAACTTACACCTGCCAGAGGGTAGAATAGTAATCCCAAGATAAGTTATCATAGGATATATCAGTAAAATTAACAATCTCTGGATTAATACAGCATACCAAACAGTCAGTATAAATAATACCAGAATAACTAATCTCAGTATAACGAATCACAGCATAACTTGTCTTCAATATAATCCAACCTTTTGACAATGAATATGACCAAAAATAGAGGCTAATAAAGAAACTATAAAGATAAATAATCAAAGGCATTGCAAGCTCGTAGCAGAATCTTATGATGTAACAATATCTACCGACACTATTAAAGATGTTTTATAATGTTAACTTACTTTAACTTATTACAGCAAGTTATTTACCATTTTTATCAAGTTATCGCTTAATGCATATCAGAGTAATTTACCTTCAGTTATTTTATAGTAAAGTGattgtataaatatttattataccGTCAATGCATACtgcatagaacttaaactcaaacaggaaaagaaaaaggaaaacggGCAAGCAGTACTTAAGAGTTAAGAACTATGTTGCGCAGACTTTCCAAACTGCTGCTGCACCCGtgttggatcctccaaaaatacactacttttgAAGGATCCGGCACACACCCGACTATATTTTCAGAGTGTCTGAGCAACATAGCTTTAAAAAAAACAAGGGAAAATTAGAGACTAAAAGATATCAAGGTAGGCCTTGCTAACAAGATAAATGATGCAGGAGTTTTCTATTGTGGGACGCCTGTTTTAGCCAAGGAGTTGAAGAAGCTATCAAAAGTATTGACTTATAAGACATCCACAAGATTTGTTTTTCACAAGGAGCACTTTTGAAGCTAGAAAAATTGGGTAACAAGCAAAacatttttcccttttctttttccttcgtTTTCATTTCTGTAGTTATTTATACCAAAAAAGGAATACATGTGAGTATACATATTGATTTAGCAAAATGTAAATGCATATATACAGCATACAAATGATTATAGTGAGAAAGATATCTATATGTGATTACAGTAATTTCAATATAGGATTATAGTGAGAAAGACATCTT
This window encodes:
- the LOC107797552 gene encoding respiratory burst oxidase homolog protein E-like, which codes for MQQLVSILSSSSFGSSSKRSNYSRNFDLPEDSTPATSNSLNFNRAAMLPIFLNDLHRNNNNNNNDDEELVEITVELDDNSIVVCNVMPTPANSSHNNTKAAGGEEVSRTSGAGTKIRRRFSTGSLTSRSDVDNDHVFCTRINDNSEQTILSIREEMKSKLKLVRNKSSAQHALGGLRFISKKSTGEFEDNVLWEKVETRFNALAKEGLLAREDFGECIGMEDSKEFAVGVFDALARRRHQKTAKITKSELHDFWLQISDQSFDARLQIFFDMADSNGDGRITRDEVQELIMLSASANKLSRLKERAEDYASLIMEELDPEDLGYIELWQLEALLLQRDNYMNYSRSLSTPSVGCSQNSGSLKPKDIIKRASCTLECLVLKNWQRGWILLLWMITMAGLFTWKFLQYRQRAPFQVMGYCLPIAKGAAETLKLNMALILLPVCRNTLTKLRSTRSRLLIPFDDNINFHKIIAFAIAVGVVLHAGNHLACDFPRLVNSSTEKFTLISSHFDNVKPSYKSLLTGVEGITGIGMVILMTITFTLASRRFRRNLVKLPPPLNRLTGFNAFWYSHHLLAMVYVLLLIHGIFLFLDHQWYHKTTWMYISIPLLLYAAERSFRKCRSEYFGVKIFKVSVLPGDVLSLIISKPNGFKYKSGQYIFLQCPTISSFEWHPFSITSAPGDDYLSVHIRTVGDWTAELKRVFTEDNSSACVIGRAKFKEFEDVDQRSLPRLLVDGPYGAPAQDYQNYDVLLLVGLGIGATPFISILKDLLNNSRTEDNVDSSTEITSSYDSWRSVATSSVASSGRKKLQKTKNAYFYWVTREPGSFEWFKGVMNEVAEIDHKGQIEMHNYLTSVYDKDDARSTLITMLQALNHAKHGVDILSGTRVKTHFARPKWKEVFNRIASKHPISTVGVFYCGTPVLAKELKKLSKVLTYKTSTRFVFHKEHF